Proteins from a single region of Lepus europaeus isolate LE1 chromosome 4, mLepTim1.pri, whole genome shotgun sequence:
- the C4H5orf47 gene encoding uncharacterized protein C5orf47 homolog: MAAKGRRQRQGQERARFVCVTRFGSHQCGSVVPLGGRQSQGVSCPGLEAHDDHNEEEPLAPEGAMAAPGLGAEASTSSQGPALRARRSRGPRARAGGRGTVVGRAGPLVPASEAQGLASGGFSGRGCPPVRLIRKDADGKFDFPIPLNEASKILKKKKKVSVWNNVYKVISKMLEENEKYRLRLKCQKLSNATLCYGLGKQ, translated from the exons ATGGCGGCCAAAGGCCGGcggcagaggcagggccaggagcgGGCGCGCTTCGTCTGCGTGACCCGCTTCGGCTCGCACCAGTGTGGCAGCGTCGTGCCGCTGGGCGGCCGCCAGTCGCAGGGGGTTTCGTGCCCGGGGCTGGAGGCGCACGACGACCACAACGAGGAGGAGCCGCTGGCACCGGAAGGCGCGATGGCGGCCCCGGGCCTGGGCGCGGaggcctccacctcctcccaggggccggcgctgcgcgCGCGGAGGAGCCGCGGGCCGCGGGCGCGTGCAGGTGGCCGGGGCACCGTGGTGGGGCGGGCCGGCCCTCTTGTCCCGGCGTctgaggcccagggcctggcGTCGGGCGGGTTCTCAGGCCGCGGCTGCCCGCCCGTCC gtttaaTCCGGAAGGATGCAGATGGAAAGTTCGATTTCCCCATACCATTGAATGAAGCTTCCAAAatcctgaagaaaaagaaaaag GTTTCAGTATGGAATAATGTATACAAGGTCATCTCCAAAAtgcttgaagaaaatgaaaaatacagactTAGGCTAAAATGCCAAAAATTATCTAATGCAA ctctctgctatggcctgggaaagcagtag